One window from the genome of Kaistia defluvii encodes:
- a CDS encoding GntR family transcriptional regulator yields MMGRQTKKTVSGDTHASLEAEIGAALRTAILDGELAPGARLIELELATRFNVSQGTIRAALKFLQAEGLVEYRPRRGNFVITVETSDIYEISLLREALESLGARLAAKRIDDKGRKALEALLQAMRIAAQTGNRARLTELDFDFHRTVIEISGHRRLMDVYSRLEGQTRMFLRLTDKFYQNPLDIIELHEPLVNAICNGDAEAAFQLANRHADADAEDLIESMR; encoded by the coding sequence ATGATGGGCCGCCAGACCAAGAAAACCGTATCCGGCGATACGCATGCGAGCCTCGAAGCTGAGATCGGCGCGGCGCTGCGCACGGCCATCCTCGACGGCGAACTGGCCCCTGGCGCCCGCCTGATCGAACTGGAACTTGCAACCCGCTTCAATGTCAGCCAGGGCACCATCCGCGCCGCGCTGAAATTCCTGCAGGCCGAGGGCCTGGTCGAATACCGCCCCCGCCGGGGCAATTTCGTCATCACGGTCGAGACTTCCGACATCTACGAGATCTCGCTGCTGCGCGAGGCGCTGGAATCGCTGGGCGCCCGTCTCGCCGCCAAGCGGATCGACGACAAGGGCCGCAAGGCGCTCGAAGCCCTGCTGCAGGCGATGCGCATAGCGGCGCAGACCGGCAACCGGGCGCGGCTGACCGAACTCGACTTCGATTTCCACCGCACGGTGATCGAGATCTCCGGCCATCGCCGGCTGATGGACGTCTACAGCCGGCTGGAGGGCCAGACGCGGATGTTCCTGCGGCTGACCGACAAGTTCTACCAGAACCCGCTCGACATCATCGAACTGCACGAGCCGCTGGTGAACGCGATCTGCAATGGCGACGCGGAAGCCGCCTTCCAGCTGGCCAACCGGCATGCCGACGCGGATGCCGAGGATTTGATCGAAAGCATGCGCTGA
- a CDS encoding ABC transporter substrate-binding protein, whose product MKFLTAAAIATLAFVQPALARDVTVDVTAIVEHPALDAVRDGVKDALGEAGFKVGENLTFNYESAQGNPGTAAQIARQFIGNGPDIIVPISTPSAQAVVSATRDIPIVFSAVTDPVGAQLVKQLEKPGGNVTGLSDLSPVADHVALIKEILPSVKTIGVLFNPGETNSVTLVELLKKYGAEQGIAVVESAATRSSEVQNAARALAGRVDAIYVPTDNTIVSALESAVTVAIESKLPLFTADTDSVSRGAVAALGFNYYDVGKQTGAIVVRILNGEKPGDIDIKVAAGTDLVINPAAAEKIGLTLPKSVVDRATKVIK is encoded by the coding sequence ATGAAGTTCCTGACTGCCGCCGCGATCGCGACCCTCGCCTTCGTCCAGCCTGCCCTCGCGCGCGACGTCACCGTCGATGTCACCGCCATTGTCGAGCATCCGGCGCTGGACGCCGTCCGCGACGGCGTCAAGGACGCGCTCGGCGAAGCCGGCTTCAAGGTCGGCGAGAACCTGACGTTCAATTACGAATCCGCGCAGGGCAATCCCGGCACCGCCGCGCAGATCGCCCGCCAGTTCATCGGCAACGGCCCGGACATCATCGTCCCGATCTCGACCCCGTCGGCCCAGGCCGTCGTCTCCGCCACGCGCGACATCCCGATCGTCTTCTCGGCCGTGACCGACCCGGTCGGCGCCCAGCTCGTCAAGCAGCTGGAGAAGCCCGGCGGCAACGTCACCGGCCTTTCCGACCTGTCGCCGGTCGCCGATCACGTCGCGCTGATCAAGGAAATCCTGCCGTCGGTGAAGACCATCGGCGTGCTGTTCAACCCGGGCGAGACCAATTCTGTCACGCTGGTCGAGCTGCTGAAGAAGTATGGCGCCGAGCAGGGCATCGCCGTCGTCGAGTCGGCCGCGACCCGCTCGTCGGAAGTGCAGAACGCCGCCCGCGCGCTGGCCGGCCGCGTCGACGCCATCTACGTGCCGACCGACAACACCATCGTCTCGGCGCTGGAATCGGCTGTCACCGTCGCGATCGAAAGCAAGCTGCCGCTCTTCACCGCCGACACGGATTCCGTCTCGCGCGGCGCCGTCGCGGCGCTCGGCTTCAACTACTATGACGTCGGCAAGCAGACTGGCGCCATCGTCGTGCGCATCCTGAACGGCGAAAAGCCGGGCGACATCGACATCAAGGTCGCCGCCGGCACCGATCTGGTGATCAACCCGGCCGCGGCCGAGAAGATCGGCCTGACGCTGCCGAAATCGGTCGTCGACCGCGCCACCAAGGTCATCAAGTAA
- a CDS encoding ABC transporter permease — translation MSQIAFLGAVELGLVFSFVALGVYLAFRILDFPDLTVDGSFPLGAAVAAVLIIAGWNPWLATAIAMVAGAAAGLVTATLNVKFRILNLLASILTMIALFSVNLRVMGKPNVALINQDTMLTPFFGHGLSEFYVRPLFIGVLVIIAVFLVWRFLASDLGLAMRATGANPRMARAQGVNTSLHIYLGMALSNALVALGGSLFAQTNGFADVTSGVGTIVVGLAAVIIGETLFHSRLIIWALVGCVIGSVLYRIAIQLALSSDILGLKASDLNLVTAVLVACALILPRLRRGRATA, via the coding sequence GTGAGCCAAATTGCCTTCCTCGGCGCGGTTGAACTCGGCCTCGTCTTCTCCTTCGTGGCGCTCGGCGTCTATCTCGCCTTCCGCATCCTCGACTTCCCGGATCTGACCGTCGACGGCTCGTTCCCGCTCGGCGCCGCGGTCGCCGCCGTGCTGATCATCGCCGGCTGGAACCCCTGGCTCGCCACGGCGATCGCCATGGTGGCGGGCGCCGCCGCCGGCCTCGTCACCGCGACGCTGAACGTCAAGTTCCGCATCCTGAACCTGCTCGCCTCGATCCTGACGATGATCGCGCTGTTCTCGGTCAATCTGCGCGTCATGGGCAAGCCGAACGTCGCGCTGATCAACCAGGACACGATGCTGACGCCGTTCTTCGGCCATGGCCTGTCCGAGTTCTACGTCCGGCCGCTCTTCATCGGCGTGCTCGTCATCATCGCCGTCTTCCTGGTCTGGCGCTTCCTCGCCAGCGATCTCGGCCTCGCCATGCGGGCGACCGGCGCCAATCCGCGCATGGCGCGGGCCCAGGGCGTCAACACCAGCCTGCACATCTATCTCGGCATGGCGCTTTCCAACGCGCTCGTCGCGCTGGGCGGCTCGCTGTTCGCCCAGACCAACGGCTTCGCCGACGTGACCTCGGGCGTCGGCACCATCGTCGTCGGCCTCGCCGCCGTGATCATCGGCGAGACTTTGTTCCATTCGCGCCTGATCATCTGGGCGCTGGTCGGCTGCGTCATCGGCTCGGTGCTCTACCGCATCGCCATCCAGCTGGCGCTCTCCAGCGACATTCTCGGCCTCAAGGCGTCGGATCTGAATCTCGTCACCGCCGTCCTCGTCGCCTGCGCGCTGATCCTGCCCCGACTGCGCCGCGGGAGGGCCACGGCATGA
- a CDS encoding ABC transporter ATP-binding protein: MIELSNLSVIFGRGTPLEKQALSGLDLAIETGSFVTVIGSNGAGKSTMLGVLAGDVIPTSGRVVIGGRDVTRIATAQRAKYVARVFQDPLTGSCGALTIQENLALAAARGSRRGFGLAIGSNRREEFRARVAELKLGLENRMDDRMDLLSGGQRQALSLVMATLAGSEVLLLDEHTAALDPGMAEFVMELTQSLVEKHKLTTLMVTHSMRQALDYGTRTVMLHGGKVILDVVGDNRRNLTIEDLIEMFRKARGGETLDDDALLVS, from the coding sequence ATGATCGAGCTTTCCAACCTTTCCGTCATCTTCGGACGCGGCACCCCGCTCGAGAAGCAGGCGCTCTCCGGCCTCGACCTCGCGATCGAGACCGGCTCCTTCGTCACCGTCATCGGCTCGAACGGCGCCGGCAAGTCGACCATGCTCGGCGTGCTGGCCGGCGACGTCATCCCGACCTCGGGCCGCGTCGTCATCGGCGGCCGCGACGTCACGCGCATCGCCACGGCGCAGCGCGCGAAATATGTCGCCCGCGTCTTCCAGGACCCGCTGACCGGCAGCTGCGGCGCGCTGACGATCCAGGAAAACCTGGCGCTCGCCGCCGCCCGCGGCAGCCGGCGCGGTTTCGGCCTCGCCATCGGCAGCAACCGACGCGAGGAATTCCGCGCCCGCGTCGCCGAACTGAAGCTCGGCCTCGAAAACCGCATGGACGACCGGATGGATCTTCTCTCCGGCGGCCAGCGCCAGGCGCTGTCGCTGGTCATGGCGACCTTGGCCGGCAGCGAGGTGCTGCTGCTCGACGAGCACACGGCGGCGCTCGATCCCGGCATGGCCGAGTTCGTCATGGAGCTGACCCAGTCGCTGGTTGAGAAGCACAAGCTGACGACGCTGATGGTCACCCATTCGATGCGCCAGGCGCTCGATTACGGCACCCGCACCGTCATGCTGCATGGCGGCAAGGTGATCCTCGACGTGGTCGGCGACAACCGCCGCAATCTGACGATTGAGGACCTGATCGAGATGTTCCGCAAGGCCCGCGGCGGCGAAACCCTCGACGACGACGCGCTGCTGGTGAGCTGA
- a CDS encoding Gfo/Idh/MocA family protein, whose amino-acid sequence MTLRRGALVGCGFFARNHLNAWAELADRAKIVAVCDVDGEKAASAAADFGIPAFYTDFETMLSTEKPDFVDIVTTAPSHRALVEACARHGVAAVVQKPLAPDWEDCRALVSAMDKAGRPLMVHENFRFQAPLLRAAEIARSGVLGEPTWGRFAFRTGYDIYKGQPYLAEVERFVLLDIGVHVLDVARVFMGEATSVYCLDQAIKQGIKGEDQATVMMRHANGAVSVSECSYASRQSPDLFPQTLIHFEGTKGSIRVEADCRLVVTSPEGNFTEIAAPKPLSWGGEPWLLIQDSVVSTQRHWLDSLDAGSEPATSGHDNLNTFALVEAAYKSIETGGPVTPEAF is encoded by the coding sequence ATGACACTTCGGAGGGGCGCCCTTGTCGGGTGCGGGTTCTTTGCGCGCAATCATCTGAACGCCTGGGCAGAACTGGCGGATCGCGCGAAGATCGTCGCGGTCTGCGATGTCGACGGCGAGAAGGCGGCGTCTGCCGCGGCCGATTTCGGCATCCCGGCCTTCTACACCGATTTCGAGACGATGCTTTCGACCGAGAAGCCGGATTTCGTCGACATCGTCACCACGGCGCCGTCGCATCGCGCGCTGGTCGAGGCCTGCGCCCGGCATGGCGTGGCGGCGGTGGTGCAGAAGCCGCTGGCGCCGGACTGGGAAGATTGCCGCGCGCTGGTCTCGGCCATGGACAAGGCCGGCCGGCCGCTGATGGTGCATGAGAACTTCCGCTTCCAGGCGCCGCTGCTGCGCGCCGCCGAAATCGCCCGCTCCGGCGTGCTGGGCGAGCCGACCTGGGGTCGCTTCGCCTTCCGCACCGGCTATGACATCTACAAGGGCCAGCCCTATCTCGCAGAGGTCGAGCGCTTCGTGCTGCTCGATATCGGCGTGCATGTGCTGGATGTCGCCCGGGTGTTCATGGGCGAGGCGACGAGCGTCTATTGCCTCGACCAGGCGATCAAGCAGGGCATCAAGGGCGAGGACCAGGCGACGGTGATGATGCGCCATGCCAATGGCGCGGTCAGCGTTTCCGAATGCAGCTATGCCAGCCGCCAGTCGCCCGACCTATTCCCGCAGACGCTGATCCACTTCGAAGGCACCAAGGGCTCGATCCGGGTCGAGGCGGATTGCCGGCTGGTCGTTACCTCGCCCGAGGGCAACTTCACGGAAATCGCGGCGCCAAAGCCGCTTTCGTGGGGTGGCGAGCCCTGGCTGCTGATCCAGGACAGCGTGGTCTCGACCCAGCGCCACTGGCTCGACAGCCTCGACGCCGGAAGCGAGCCCGCGACCTCGGGCCACGACAACCTCAACACCTTCGCCCTGGTCGAAGCCGCGTACAAGTCGATCGAGACGGGCGGGCCGGTCACGCCCGAAGCCTTCTGA